The following nucleotide sequence is from Aggregicoccus sp. 17bor-14.
CACCTGCAGCGCGAGACGCGCCTGCAGCTCGTGGGTGAGCAACCGCGCAGCGTCGCTGCCATCTCCAGCCGCCACGGCCCACAGCCCCGTTGTCTCTGACGCCAGCGCCACGCCGCCCTGCTCATCGCGCTGCACCGGCCGCAGCGCGGCGGGACGCGCCTCGAGGTTCCGCCACGCGGCCGCATCCACGGTCTCGGGCGCAAGGCCCCAGGCCTCGCGCGGCACGTAGCGCACGAGCTCCGGGTCTTGGAGGACGTAGAAGACGCGCAGCCCCGCCGGGCCCTCGCGATGGAGGCTGCCGAACGCGCGCGTGACGAATCCGTCGGGCCGCAGCACCGGCAGCACCTGCGCGAGCAGCTCGTCCGCGGAGGCCTCGCCTCCTCCTTCGCGCAGCCTTGCGGCAAGCGCCGAGACATGCCCCTCCAGCGCCTCACCACTCGCGACGAAGCCTGCGTGCAGCGAGGCAAGGTCCACACGTGACAGAGGCCCCTGGCGCGGCTGCACCCAGAGCTGCTCTCCCTCCACGCGGTGGAGGGCACCTTGCCCCCGCAGCGCTCCGATGAGCGCATCCACGAAGCTCGCCCGACTGGCCGCCGACATGTCTCGCCCTGCAGCGGCCTCGCTCGGAGCCCGCGTGCCCGAACGCACGCTCTCCCCGCGCGCCACGACCGATTCCGTCGTGCCTCCCGCCTCGCACGATTCGCCTGGCGTTCCTGCCAGCTCCGCCTCGAGCAGCCGCGCCTCCTCATCCAGCGGGTCCGCGCGGAGCACGCGTGCCACGAGTTCTGCCGCGCGCGCCCGCTCCCCGCGGCGCAGCGCGAGCACGGCAAGCACCTTGAGGGCCTCGGGGTCCTCGGGAGCGAGCGCGAGCGCCCTCTGCAGCGCGGCCTCCCCCTCGCGGTAGCGCTCGAGCGCGAGCAGGGCCCGCGCGTGGCCCAGGTGCACCTGCAGCTCGCGCGGGAAGTCGCGCACGAGCGCCTCGAGCAGCCGCAGCGCCTCGAGCTCGGCGCCGGCATCGATGCGCGCGTGGGCGAGCGCGAGCCGCAGCGTGGGCCCGCCCTCGCGCGCCGCCGCCGCCTCGAGCAGCGCGAGCTCCGCCGGGGAGAGCCGCTCCCCCGCCTCCACCTTGCGGCGGACGGCCTCGAGGTTCATCGGCCCCTGCGCCTCAGTGCGTGCCCGCGCGCTTCTCGCCGGCCTCCACGCGCACCGCGAGGCGGTTGTCGCGCGGGGGCAGCGGGCAGGTGGCGAAGGAGGTGAACGCGCAGGGCGGGTTCGTGGCGCGGTTGAAGTCGAGCACCGTCTTCCCGTTCTTCGGCAGCGGCGCGTAGAGGAAGCGCCCGGGAGCGTAGGTGTCGGTGCGGTTGGTCTGGTCCGCGAAGATGATGAAGAGCTGGTCGTCGCCCGGCTCGATCACCGGCGTCAGGTGGTACTCCTTGCCCTGGAAGCGGAAGACGAGCGTGCCCGGCGAGGGCATGTCCTCCACCGCGCCGAGCACGTTGGGCACGGCGACGGACTTCTGCCCCCGCCCCGGCTCGAGCCGCGCCTCGACGCGCCAGGCCGGGTCGTAGGGGAAGAGCGGGATGCCCTTGAACTCACGGCGCGCGGGCGAGGCCGTGTCGCGCACGCGCAGGCCGAGCTTTCCCTGGCGCGAGATGACGTGGAACTGGATGGTGCCCACCTCGAGCACGTCCGGCTCACCGGCCGCGTCCGAGTGCAGCGCGCCGCCCGTGAAGGGCTGGTCCTTCGCGCTCACGCTCACGCCCTTCGCAGGGGTGAAGCTGAGGCTCGTGCCGTGGCGGGTGAGCGTTCCCACCAGCGGGGGCGCGCTGGGGGGCAGCGGGATGTCGCTGTCGGGCGCCGAGCCCACGCGGCTGTCGCCCTCCTTCAGCCAGTGCAGGCCCACCAGGCTGAGCCAGCCGTCCTCGGCGGTGAGGCGGCGCACCCGCTCCTCGTGCCACGCCTGCTGCTCGGAGGCGGGGTCCGTCTTGGAGCTCTTCTCGGAGCCCTTCTCGGCGGTCTTGGCCGGCTGGGCAGGGGCGGCGCTCACGAGCAGCGACAGGGCAAGCGGCAGGGACATCGACGGCATGGAGACTCTCCGGGTTCTCGAGAACGGCGGGGAAGACTTCAGGCGCGCGGCGCGGCCTTCTGCTCGATGAGCTCGACGCGGTAGCCGTCCGGGTCCTCGACGAAGGCGATGACGGTGGTGCCGTGCTTCATCGGCCCCGGCTCGCGCACGATGCGGCCACCCGCGGCGCGCAGCCGCTCGCAGGTGGCGTAGATGTCCTGCACGCCGAGCGCGATGTGGCCGTAGGCGTTGCCCAGCTCGTACGCCTTCGTGTCCCAGTTGTGGGTGAGCTCGATGGCGGTGTGGGTGTCCTCGGGGCCGAAGCCCACGAAGGCGAGCGTGAAGCGCCCCTCCGGGTACTCGTGGCGGCGCAGCAGGCGCATCCCGAGGATGCGCGTGTAGAAGTCCAGGGAGCGCTCGAGGTCGCCCACTCGCAGCATGGTGTGGAGGATCCGCATGGTGTGCAGGGTTCTAGCGCCCGGCGGCTCGGCGTGCAGCCGCTTCGCACAAAAGGTTCAGGCCTGGTCGCCTCCCCCTGGCCCGCTTGCCGCCGCGCCCGCGCAGGCTTAACGGTCGTCCATGCGCGCCATGGTCATCCCCCGCTTCGGCGGTCCCGAGGTCTTCGAGGAGCGGGAGGTGAAGATCCCTCCGCCCGGTCCCTACCAGCTGCTCGTGCGGGTGCGCGCGAGCGGCACCAACCCGGTGGATGCGAAGCTGCGGCAGGACGGGAGCTGGGCGGGGCTGAAGCTGCCCGCGGTCATCGGCTACGACGTGTCGGGCACGGTGGAGGCGGTGGGCCCCGGCGTCACGGACTTCCACGTGGGCGACGCGGTGTTCTACACGCCGGAGATCTTCGGCAACCCCTGGGGCAGCTACGCGGAGCTGAACCTGGTGAACGCGAGCATCGTCGCGCCCAAGCCGATGAACCTCTCGCACGAGGAGGCGGCGGCCGTGCCGCTCGCGGGGGGCACGGCGTGGGAGGCGCTCGCCCGGCGCATCCAGCTTCATCAGGGAGAGACCATCCTCATCCACGGCGGCGCCGGCGGCGTGGGCAGCTTCGCGGTGCAGATGGCGCGCGCGGTGGGCGCGCGCGTGCTCGCCACCGCGGGGACGGAGAACCAGGAGACGCTGCGCCGCCTGGGCGCGCACGTGGCCATCGACTACCGCAAGGAGGACCCGGCGGAGGTGGCGCTGCGCGAGACGGACGGCACGGGGGTGGACGCGGTGTTCGACACCGCGGGCGTGAACATCCTGCCGAGCCTGCGCGCCACGCGGACCTCGGGAAGGCTCGCGACGATTCTCGGCGTGCAGGGAGACCTGAGCCTCCTGTACCAGAAGAACCAGACGCTGCACGGCGTGTTCCTGCTGCGCGAGCGCGAGCGGCTGGAGGAGATGACCCAGCTCATCGAGAAGGGCGGCGTGAAGCCGCTGGTGGAGCAGGTGCTGTCACTCAACCAGGTGGCCGAGGCCCACCGCCGCCTCGACTCGGGCCACGGGCGCGGCAAGCTCGTGCTGAAGGTGGCGCCGTAGAGGGAACGAGGGTGAGGGTGCCGAGCGCCACCGGGTTGCATCTGCGAGGAGCAACCCGGCGTCCGTGAAACCCTCACCTCGACCCGCTCCCGGAGAGAGCTCGTCTCAGTACGCGTAGCTCGCCACGTCCGCGCGCACCTTGGAGACGATGCCGCCCCAGTTGCCGTTCGCGTAGTGGTTGTAGCTCTCGCCGTCGTCGCGGAAGTCCACCGTGTGGTAGCTCCACTTCGCGCGGCCGCCCTCGCACGCGTTGGTGCCCAGCGTGAGGTCGTTGCAGAACCAGTCGCTCGGGTTGCAGTAGCTCCCGCCGCTGCTGCCCGAGACGCCGCCGGTGGAGTGGTACGCGACCACCTCGTCGTCCTGGCCCGGGAGGATGCCGGAGTACAGCGTGCCCTTGGCGCCCGCGAACATGTAGAACCAGCGCCCGCCGGTGACGTTGTGGTTGTAGAGCGCGCGCGCCGTGGTGGTGACGAGGTCGCTCACCAGCGGCTCGCTCAGGAGCCAGTCACCGTCGTCCGCGAGCTCGCTGCCGCCGCCCGCGCCGCTCGCCACGTCCACCCACTTGATGTTCCACCCGGTCTGGGTGGTGCCATCCGTGTTGCCGCACTGGCCCGCGCTGTTGGGCACCGCGTTCTTCTTGTAGCGCTGGCTCGTGCCGTACAGGCTCAGCGCGTAGCCGATCTGCAGGTCGCCCGCCGAGTGCACCGCCACGTAGCACCAGTTGCTCCCCGTGCAGAAGCAGTCGAGCGCATCGCGGATGCGGCCGTTCTCGCTGCCCACGTGCTGGCTGCCCACCCAGTTCACCGCGCGCGGGTTCACGCCGGTGGCAGAGGACGCGGGGCCCCAGTAGCTGAAGTCCGCGTAGTTGCCGGGCTGGGTGGTGCCGCCGTTGCGGCCGTGGATCCACAGCGTGTAGTTCGTCGCCGAGGCCTCGGTCGCACCAAGGAGGCTCAGGGAGACGCACAGCAGGACGAACGCGGGGAACAGGGACTTCGCAAGACGCGGCATGGGGAGGCCTCCGGCTCAGGCACTGCGTTGAGTGAGCCCCACACCGGCAACCTGCTGCACACCTTCGCGCCGACCTGCGGGGCGGCGCGTACTTTGACCCCAAAATCAGCGGGGCCCGACGCAGCACGCGTGGGCCCCGCAGACTAATCGACACTCAGTTGCATGACGCCCAGCGTCACTGCGGCGTACTGGACCCCTTGGCCGCGGGCTTGCCGCCCCCCTTCGTCCAGCGGTCGATCCACGCGAGCACCGTCTCGTGCCACTTGCGGCTGTTGGCCGTCTTGAGCACCCAGTGGTTCTCGTCCGGGAAGTAGAGCAGCTGGCTGGGGATGCCCTTGCGCTGCAGCGCGGTGAAGGTGGAGATGCCCTGGGTCTCCACCACGCGGTAGTCCTTGCCGCCCTGCACCACCATCATCGGCGTCTTCCAGTTCTTCACGAAGTTCACCGGGTTGTGCTTCTCGAAGGCCTGGGGGTGCTCCCACGGCGTGCCGCCGTGCTCCCACTCGGGGAACCAGGTCTCCTCGGTGTCGTAGTAGCCGATGCGGGTGTCGAAGATGCCGTCGTGGTTCACGAGGCACTTGAAGCGGTCGCTCCAGTTGCCGGCGATCCAGTTGATCATGTAGCCGCCGTAGCTCGCGCCCAGCGCGCACATGCGGCTCTCGTCGAGGAACGCGTAGCGCTTGAGCGCGGCGTCCAGGCCCTTCTGCAGGTCCTCGAGCGGCTTGCCGCCCCAGTCGTCGCGGATGGCGTCCGTGAAGGCCTGGCCGTAGCCGGTGGAGCCGTGGAAGTCGACCATCACCGCGGCGTAGCCGGCGCCCGCGTAGAACTGGGGGTTCCAGCGGTAGCTGAAGCTGCTGCCGAAGGAGCCCTGCGGCCCGCCGTGGATGAGGAAGGCGACGGGGTACTTCTTCTTCGGGTCGAAGCCCACCGGCTTCACCACGTAGCCGTGCACGGTCTCGCCGTTCCAGCCGGGGAAGCTGAACTGCTCGTACTCGCCGAAGCGGATGTCCGCGAGCGCCTCCGCGTTCATCTTCGTCAGCTGGCGCGGCTCGCCGCCGTCCGCGCCCACGCTCCAGAGGTCCGCGGGGGCCGCGAGGCTGTCGAGCGCGAAGAGCACGCGCCCGTCCGCGAGCGGCTGCGGGTCACCGGCGTGGCCGTCCTTCACGAGGCGGCGCGCCTCGCCCGTGGCCACGTCCAGCGCGAAGGCCGGGTGGTTGCCCACGTCGTCCGCGGTGGTGAACAGCGTCTTGCCGTCCGCGCTCCAGGAGAGGGCGCCCGCGCTGCGGTCCCACTTCTGGGTGAGCACGCGCTCCTTGCCGTCCGGCCAGCTCCGCAGCACCACGCGCAGCCGGTCGCTCTCGTACATGGGGCGCTCCATCGCCAGGTACGCGAGCGTCTTGCCGTCCGGGCTGAAGGAGGGGCTCGTGTCGGTGGCGCGGTTCTGCACCGTGAGCTTGCGCGGAGCGGCGGCCTTGGCCGCAGCGGCCGTGGTCGACGCGACGAAGAGGTCCAGGTCCGTGCTCCACGCCTCGGTGCGGCCCGCGTCGCGCGCGGTGAAGACCACGCCGGTGCCGTCCGGGGTGAAGGTGAACTCCTCGCTGCCGCCGAAGGGCTTGGTGGGCGCGTCCGCGTCCATGCCGGGCATCAGGTCGCGAGGGGTGCCGGTGCCGGAGGCAGGGAGCACGAAGAGGTGCGAGCGGGTGCCGTTGGACCAGGTGTCCCAGTGCCGGTAGAGCAGGTGCTCGTAGAGCCGGCCCGAGCTCTTGTCCTTCTCCTGCGCGCTGAGCCGCTCCGTCGTGCACTGCAGCGTGGGGCAGTCGGGGAACACCTCCAGGGCCACCGCGAGCTGCTTGCCGTCGCGGCTGAGGGCGAAGGCGCCCACGTCCAGGGGCAGCTTCGTCACCTGCGCCTCCTCCCCGCCGGCGAGGCTCGCGCGGTACACCTGGTTGGAGCCCGAGCGGGTGGAGAGGAAGTAGAGGCTCTGGCTGTCCGGGCCCCAGACGGGCTGGTCGTCGTTGGCCTCGTGGCGGGTGAGCTGGCGCAGGCCGCTGCCGTCCGCGTTGACCACCCAGACGTCGGTGCGGCCCTTGTTCGCGGCGAAGTCGGTGGTGCGCAGCACGAAGGCCACGCGCTTGCCGTCCGGCGAGACGGTGGGGCTCGAGACGCGGCGCATCGCGAGCTGGTCCTGGATGGAGTACGGGTGCGCCGCCGTGAGGGCGAGCGCGGCGAGGGCGGAGAGGATCAAGGCAGGGGACCTCCGGAGCGGTGGAAACGCAGCGACAGGCGACGCTGCCGCCTTCGCCGGGCGCTGTCCACCGCAACCTCGCCCGCCGCCCGCCGCCCGCAGCGGGCGCGGGCGCCGGATTGGCGCAAGGCGCACACCTGGCATAGACCTTGGGGGGCATGCCCACCGCCGAGCCCCTGTTGCCGGACCTGCTGGACGCAGCGCTGCAGCAGCAGCGCCAGCGCGCGGTCGCGATGGGTGCGCGCGTGCGGCTGGTGGGCGCGGCGCTGCTCCTGCCGCTGGTGAGCGCGCTGTGGCTGCTGGGGGGCGAGGACTGGAAGCCCTACGTGCTGCCGCTCGCGCTCTACTTCGCGAGCGCGCTCGCGCTCTTCCTG
It contains:
- a CDS encoding tetratricopeptide repeat protein, with amino-acid sequence MNLEAVRRKVEAGERLSPAELALLEAAAAREGGPTLRLALAHARIDAGAELEALRLLEALVRDFPRELQVHLGHARALLALERYREGEAALQRALALAPEDPEALKVLAVLALRRGERARAAELVARVLRADPLDEEARLLEAELAGTPGESCEAGGTTESVVARGESVRSGTRAPSEAAAGRDMSAASRASFVDALIGALRGQGALHRVEGEQLWVQPRQGPLSRVDLASLHAGFVASGEALEGHVSALAARLREGGGEASADELLAQVLPVLRPDGFVTRAFGSLHREGPAGLRVFYVLQDPELVRYVPREAWGLAPETVDAAAWRNLEARPAALRPVQRDEQGGVALASETTGLWAVAAGDGSDAARLLTHELQARLALQVGEDALWAFLGWRELAVLSRTREGLDGLQGSGDGIAGRFVLERGGLRRGA
- a CDS encoding DUF1684 domain-containing protein; this translates as MPSMSLPLALSLLVSAAPAQPAKTAEKGSEKSSKTDPASEQQAWHEERVRRLTAEDGWLSLVGLHWLKEGDSRVGSAPDSDIPLPPSAPPLVGTLTRHGTSLSFTPAKGVSVSAKDQPFTGGALHSDAAGEPDVLEVGTIQFHVISRQGKLGLRVRDTASPARREFKGIPLFPYDPAWRVEARLEPGRGQKSVAVPNVLGAVEDMPSPGTLVFRFQGKEYHLTPVIEPGDDQLFIIFADQTNRTDTYAPGRFLYAPLPKNGKTVLDFNRATNPPCAFTSFATCPLPPRDNRLAVRVEAGEKRAGTH
- a CDS encoding zinc-dependent alcohol dehydrogenase family protein; translation: MRAMVIPRFGGPEVFEEREVKIPPPGPYQLLVRVRASGTNPVDAKLRQDGSWAGLKLPAVIGYDVSGTVEAVGPGVTDFHVGDAVFYTPEIFGNPWGSYAELNLVNASIVAPKPMNLSHEEAAAVPLAGGTAWEALARRIQLHQGETILIHGGAGGVGSFAVQMARAVGARVLATAGTENQETLRRLGAHVAIDYRKEDPAEVALRETDGTGVDAVFDTAGVNILPSLRATRTSGRLATILGVQGDLSLLYQKNQTLHGVFLLRERERLEEMTQLIEKGGVKPLVEQVLSLNQVAEAHRRLDSGHGRGKLVLKVAP
- the gloA gene encoding lactoylglutathione lyase, with the protein product MRILHTMLRVGDLERSLDFYTRILGMRLLRRHEYPEGRFTLAFVGFGPEDTHTAIELTHNWDTKAYELGNAYGHIALGVQDIYATCERLRAAGGRIVREPGPMKHGTTVIAFVEDPDGYRVELIEQKAAPRA
- a CDS encoding S9 family peptidase; translated protein: MILSALAALALTAAHPYSIQDQLAMRRVSSPTVSPDGKRVAFVLRTTDFAANKGRTDVWVVNADGSGLRQLTRHEANDDQPVWGPDSQSLYFLSTRSGSNQVYRASLAGGEEAQVTKLPLDVGAFALSRDGKQLAVALEVFPDCPTLQCTTERLSAQEKDKSSGRLYEHLLYRHWDTWSNGTRSHLFVLPASGTGTPRDLMPGMDADAPTKPFGGSEEFTFTPDGTGVVFTARDAGRTEAWSTDLDLFVASTTAAAAKAAAPRKLTVQNRATDTSPSFSPDGKTLAYLAMERPMYESDRLRVVLRSWPDGKERVLTQKWDRSAGALSWSADGKTLFTTADDVGNHPAFALDVATGEARRLVKDGHAGDPQPLADGRVLFALDSLAAPADLWSVGADGGEPRQLTKMNAEALADIRFGEYEQFSFPGWNGETVHGYVVKPVGFDPKKKYPVAFLIHGGPQGSFGSSFSYRWNPQFYAGAGYAAVMVDFHGSTGYGQAFTDAIRDDWGGKPLEDLQKGLDAALKRYAFLDESRMCALGASYGGYMINWIAGNWSDRFKCLVNHDGIFDTRIGYYDTEETWFPEWEHGGTPWEHPQAFEKHNPVNFVKNWKTPMMVVQGGKDYRVVETQGISTFTALQRKGIPSQLLYFPDENHWVLKTANSRKWHETVLAWIDRWTKGGGKPAAKGSSTPQ